Proteins encoded together in one Microbacterium oxydans window:
- a CDS encoding tetratricopeptide repeat protein produces the protein MKTWDERIDEVWDDATGEEVGDDTIARIDALAAERGPDDARAEFERAGARDSAGRPAEAVELYRRALALGLDEEHRPQCVIQMASSLRNLGEYDEALAVIRAEEELSADGPYRDAVATVHALILASAGRPAQGLSVALLALVPHLPRYHRSMTAYALEIADADT, from the coding sequence ATGAAGACGTGGGATGAGCGCATCGACGAGGTGTGGGACGACGCGACCGGCGAAGAGGTCGGAGACGACACGATCGCGCGCATCGACGCCCTCGCCGCAGAGCGCGGACCGGACGACGCCCGCGCGGAATTCGAGCGTGCGGGTGCCCGCGACTCCGCCGGCCGTCCGGCGGAGGCCGTGGAGCTCTATCGACGGGCGCTGGCGCTGGGACTCGATGAGGAGCATCGCCCGCAGTGCGTGATCCAGATGGCGAGCTCGCTGCGGAACCTCGGGGAGTACGACGAGGCCCTCGCCGTGATCCGCGCCGAGGAGGAGCTCTCGGCCGACGGTCCGTATCGGGACGCAGTCGCCACGGTCCACGCGCTCATCCTCGCGAGCGCGGGTCGGCCCGCACAGGGTCTCTCCGTGGCGCTGCTGGCGCTCGTGCCGCACCTCCCGCGCTACCACCGGTCGATGACGGCGTACGCGCTCGAGATCGCGGACGCCGACACCTGA
- a CDS encoding ATP-dependent Clp protease proteolytic subunit, whose translation MAAEPLLATSVFDRLLKDRIIWLGSEVRDENANEICAKILLLAAEDSERDIYLYVNSPGGSITAGMAIYDTMQFVPNDIVTVGIGMAASMGQLLLTAGTKGKRYITPNARVLLHQPHGGFGGTSSDIQTQAQLIMSMKNRLAEITAAQTGKSVEQINADGDRDRWFTAEEALEYGFVDHIRESASDVIGGGGTDQDTE comes from the coding sequence ATGGCTGCAGAACCCCTCCTCGCAACGAGCGTCTTCGACAGGTTGCTGAAGGACCGCATCATCTGGCTTGGTTCGGAGGTGCGCGACGAGAACGCGAACGAGATCTGCGCGAAGATCCTTCTTCTCGCCGCAGAGGACTCCGAGCGAGACATCTACCTCTACGTGAATTCGCCCGGTGGCTCCATCACCGCCGGCATGGCGATCTACGACACGATGCAGTTCGTGCCGAACGACATCGTCACGGTCGGCATCGGCATGGCCGCCTCGATGGGACAGCTGCTGCTGACCGCCGGCACCAAGGGCAAGCGCTACATCACGCCCAACGCCCGCGTGCTGCTGCACCAGCCCCACGGTGGCTTCGGCGGAACGTCGAGCGACATCCAGACCCAGGCGCAGCTCATCATGTCGATGAAGAACCGCCTCGCCGAGATCACCGCGGCACAGACCGGCAAGTCTGTCGAGCAGATCAACGCCGACGGTGACCGCGACCGCTGGTTCACCGCCGAGGAAGCCCTCGAGTACGGCTTCGTCGACCACATCCGCGAATCGGCCTCCGACGTCATCGGCGGCGGCGGAACCGACCAGGACACCGAGTAA
- a CDS encoding phosphoglycerate kinase, with product MTLRTLDTLGSLEGKRVIVRCDLNVPLRDGIITDDGRVRASLPTLNALINAGARVVVCSHLGRPEGAPDPQYSLEPVAQRLSELLGAPVAFARDTVGESAQDAVASLEDGGVVVIENLRFNPGETSKDAGERAAFAAELANLGDVLVSDGFGVVHRKQASVYELAELLPSAAGLLIAAELDVLDRLTENPERPYAVVLGGSKVSDKLGVISHLLPRVDKILVGGGMLFTFLKAQGHAVASSLLEEDQLETVRGYIAEAAERGVELVLPTDVVVAASFSADAAHEVAAADAIEATAFGASGIGLDIGPETAATFAEVIRDSKTVFWNGPMGVFEFPAFAAGTKTVAQSLTEVDGLSVVGGGDSAAAVRQLGFSDDQFGHISTGGGASLEFLEGKKLPGLEVLGWA from the coding sequence ATGACTCTGCGCACCCTGGACACTCTGGGGTCGCTCGAGGGCAAGCGCGTCATCGTCCGTTGTGATCTCAATGTCCCCCTCCGGGACGGGATCATCACGGACGATGGCCGTGTCCGCGCCTCGTTGCCGACCCTCAACGCACTGATCAACGCGGGCGCCCGCGTCGTGGTGTGCTCTCACCTCGGGCGGCCGGAAGGCGCGCCCGACCCGCAGTACAGCCTGGAGCCGGTGGCTCAGCGCCTGTCCGAGCTGCTCGGTGCCCCTGTCGCGTTCGCGCGCGACACGGTCGGCGAGTCGGCGCAGGACGCTGTGGCGTCGCTCGAGGACGGCGGGGTCGTCGTCATCGAGAACCTGCGCTTCAACCCGGGCGAGACCTCGAAGGACGCGGGGGAGCGCGCGGCGTTCGCCGCCGAGCTCGCGAACCTCGGCGACGTGCTCGTCTCCGACGGTTTCGGCGTCGTGCACCGCAAGCAGGCGAGCGTCTACGAGCTCGCGGAGCTGCTCCCGTCGGCCGCGGGTCTGCTGATCGCGGCCGAGCTCGACGTGCTCGACCGTCTGACCGAGAACCCCGAGCGCCCGTACGCGGTCGTCCTCGGAGGCTCGAAGGTCAGCGACAAGCTCGGCGTGATCTCGCACCTGCTGCCGCGGGTCGACAAGATCCTCGTCGGCGGCGGCATGCTCTTCACCTTCCTCAAGGCGCAGGGCCACGCCGTGGCCTCGAGCCTGCTGGAGGAGGACCAGCTCGAGACCGTCCGCGGCTACATCGCCGAGGCGGCGGAACGCGGCGTGGAGCTCGTGCTCCCCACCGACGTGGTCGTCGCCGCATCGTTCTCGGCGGATGCCGCCCATGAGGTGGCCGCTGCCGATGCGATCGAGGCCACCGCGTTCGGCGCCTCCGGCATCGGTCTCGACATCGGGCCGGAGACGGCGGCGACCTTCGCCGAGGTCATCCGCGACTCGAAGACCGTGTTCTGGAACGGCCCCATGGGCGTGTTCGAGTTCCCGGCGTTCGCGGCGGGGACCAAGACCGTGGCGCAGTCGCTCACCGAGGTCGACGGACTCAGCGTCGTGGGTGGTGGCGACTCCGCCGCCGCCGTGCGTCAGCTGGGCTTCTCCGACGACCAGTTCGGTCACATCTCGACCGGCGGCGGCGCGAGCCTCGAATTCCTCGAGGGCAAGAAACTACCTGGGCTGGAGGTCCTCGGATGGGCGTGA
- a CDS encoding aldehyde dehydrogenase family protein, with the protein MSKRLTVPKTYKLAIGGAFPRSESGRTYEVLTAKGAFLANAAKGSRKDARDAVAAARAAVKGWSGATAYNRGQVLYRVAEVLEGRRAQFIDEISAQEGVSSSAAAAQVDDAIDLWVWYAGWCDKYAQVAGNANPVSGPYFNISVPEPTGVVAIVAPQDSALLGLVSVVAPALVAGNTVVVVASERHPLSAISLAEVLATSDVPGGVVNVLTGSPAEIAPWLASHQDVNALDLAGAGDLEWVDMQIAAAETLKRVLTPGEVVASPERIGAFTEVKTVWHTKSMV; encoded by the coding sequence ATGAGCAAGCGACTGACCGTCCCCAAGACGTACAAGCTGGCGATCGGCGGGGCTTTCCCGCGGAGCGAGTCCGGCCGGACGTACGAGGTGCTCACCGCCAAGGGCGCCTTCCTCGCGAACGCCGCGAAGGGCTCCCGCAAGGACGCCCGTGACGCCGTGGCGGCCGCGCGCGCCGCCGTCAAGGGCTGGTCCGGTGCGACCGCCTACAACCGCGGTCAGGTGCTCTACCGTGTCGCCGAGGTGCTCGAGGGTCGCCGTGCCCAGTTCATCGACGAGATCTCGGCCCAGGAGGGTGTGTCGTCCTCCGCGGCGGCCGCGCAGGTGGACGACGCCATCGACCTCTGGGTCTGGTACGCCGGATGGTGCGACAAGTACGCGCAGGTCGCGGGCAACGCGAACCCGGTGTCGGGCCCGTACTTCAACATCTCCGTGCCCGAGCCGACCGGTGTCGTGGCGATCGTCGCGCCGCAGGACTCGGCGCTGCTCGGCCTGGTCTCGGTCGTCGCTCCCGCCCTGGTCGCGGGGAACACGGTGGTCGTCGTCGCGAGCGAGCGGCACCCGCTGTCGGCGATCAGCCTCGCCGAGGTCCTGGCCACGAGCGACGTCCCCGGCGGCGTCGTCAACGTGCTCACGGGTTCCCCGGCGGAGATCGCCCCGTGGCTGGCCTCGCATCAGGACGTCAACGCGCTCGACCTGGCCGGCGCAGGCGACCTCGAGTGGGTCGACATGCAGATCGCCGCTGCGGAGACCCTCAAGCGCGTGCTCACGCCGGGTGAGGTCGTCGCCTCGCCGGAGCGGATCGGCGCCTTCACCGAGGTGAAGACCGTCTGGCACACCAAGAGCATGGTCTGA
- the tig gene encoding trigger factor — translation MANSTVEKLTPTRVKLSITVTPEDLKPSIAHAYEHIAQDVQIPGFRKGKVPAPIIDQRIGRGAVIEHAVNEGLDKFFRDATVEHKLRVVGRPAADITQWPNEKDFSGDLLVDIEVDVRPDIELPSYDGITVTVDAVEADEAALDAELDNMRARFGTLVPVDRPAAKGDFVELDLVATIDGAEIDRAEGVSYEIGSGELLEGIDDAIESLTAGEDTTFRSALVGGDHAGSEAEVSVTVKAVKERELPEADDDFAQIASEFDTIAELRESLAERVAQQGVFTQGSAARDKLVETLLEQIEIPVPPQLIEDEVHNHLEGEGRLEDDVHRAEVTEASEKQFRTQVLLDTIAEQADVQVSQEELSQYLIQSAAQYGMAPQEFVEALQSSNQLPALVGEVARNKALAIALGKVKVVDSNGKAVDLSDFIVTDDEAESTEAEAEEKPAKKASAKKPAAKKAPAKKADEADDAEKPAAEKPAAKKPAAKKAPAKKAADKAE, via the coding sequence ATGGCGAACAGCACCGTCGAGAAGCTGACCCCGACCCGGGTCAAGCTCAGCATCACGGTCACCCCGGAAGACCTCAAGCCCAGCATCGCTCACGCGTACGAGCACATCGCTCAGGACGTGCAGATCCCCGGCTTCCGCAAGGGCAAGGTCCCGGCTCCCATCATCGATCAGCGCATCGGCCGCGGAGCGGTCATCGAGCACGCGGTCAACGAGGGCCTGGACAAGTTCTTCCGCGACGCGACCGTCGAGCACAAGCTGCGCGTCGTCGGCCGTCCGGCCGCCGACATCACCCAGTGGCCGAACGAGAAGGACTTCTCGGGCGACCTGCTCGTCGACATCGAGGTGGACGTCCGCCCCGACATCGAGCTGCCCTCCTACGACGGCATCACCGTGACCGTCGACGCCGTCGAGGCCGATGAGGCCGCGCTCGACGCCGAGCTCGACAACATGCGCGCCCGCTTCGGCACGCTGGTCCCGGTCGACCGTCCGGCCGCCAAGGGCGACTTCGTCGAGCTCGACCTCGTCGCCACGATCGACGGTGCCGAGATCGACCGCGCGGAGGGCGTCTCCTACGAGATCGGCTCCGGCGAGCTGCTCGAGGGCATCGACGACGCGATCGAGTCGCTCACCGCGGGTGAGGACACCACGTTCCGCTCCGCACTCGTCGGCGGCGACCACGCCGGTTCCGAGGCCGAGGTCTCCGTGACCGTCAAGGCCGTCAAGGAGCGCGAGCTGCCCGAGGCCGACGACGACTTCGCGCAGATCGCGAGCGAGTTCGACACGATCGCCGAGCTCCGCGAGAGCCTGGCCGAGCGCGTCGCGCAGCAGGGCGTCTTCACGCAGGGCTCCGCCGCGCGCGACAAGCTCGTCGAGACGCTGCTCGAGCAGATCGAGATCCCGGTCCCGCCGCAGCTCATCGAGGACGAGGTGCACAACCACCTCGAGGGCGAAGGCCGTCTCGAGGACGACGTGCACCGCGCCGAGGTCACCGAGGCGAGCGAGAAGCAGTTCCGCACGCAGGTGCTGCTCGACACGATCGCCGAGCAGGCCGACGTGCAGGTCTCGCAGGAGGAGCTCAGCCAGTACCTCATCCAGTCGGCTGCGCAGTACGGCATGGCTCCGCAGGAGTTCGTCGAGGCGCTGCAGTCCTCGAACCAGCTCCCCGCGCTCGTCGGCGAGGTCGCCCGCAACAAGGCCCTCGCGATCGCGCTCGGCAAGGTGAAGGTCGTCGACAGCAACGGCAAGGCCGTCGACCTGTCCGACTTCATCGTCACCGACGACGAGGCCGAGTCCACCGAGGCCGAGGCCGAGGAGAAGCCGGCCAAGAAGGCTTCCGCCAAGAAGCCTGCTGCCAAGAAGGCTCCGGCCAAGAAGGCCGACGAGGCTGACGACGCCGAGAAGCCGGCCGCCGAGAAGCCGGCTGCCAAGAAGCCCGCCGCCAAGAAGGCTCCGGCCAAGAAGGCGGCCGACAAGGCCGAGTGA
- the secG gene encoding preprotein translocase subunit SecG — protein sequence MAILEFVLQVVLGITSVLLTLLILLHKGRGGGLSDMFGGGMTSAVGSSGLAERNLNRFTVVLALTWFISIVALGLITKFEVI from the coding sequence GTGGCAATTCTCGAGTTCGTCCTGCAGGTCGTGCTGGGCATCACCAGCGTTCTGCTGACCCTCCTCATCCTCCTGCACAAAGGTCGCGGTGGCGGTCTGTCCGACATGTTCGGCGGCGGCATGACCTCCGCGGTCGGCTCTTCCGGGCTCGCGGAGCGGAACCTGAACCGCTTCACCGTCGTCCTGGCTCTGACGTGGTTCATCTCCATCGTCGCGCTGGGCCTCATCACGAAATTCGAGGTCATCTGA
- a CDS encoding ATP-dependent Clp protease proteolytic subunit: MYTPTFRAAGDLPSSRYVLPQFEERTAYGFKRQDPYNKLFEDRVIFLGVQVDDASADDVMAQLLVLESQDSERDITMYINSPGGSFTAMTAIYDTMQYVAPQIQTVVLGQAASAAAVLLAAGAPGKRLALPNARVLIHQPAMGEAGHGQASDIEIQAAEILRMRTWLEETLAGHTKRTPEQVNRDIDRDNILSAAQALEYGIVDQVLTTRKRV, from the coding sequence ATGTACACACCCACTTTCCGCGCTGCCGGTGACCTGCCCTCCAGCCGTTACGTGCTCCCGCAGTTCGAGGAGCGCACGGCCTACGGCTTCAAGCGTCAGGACCCGTACAACAAGCTGTTCGAAGACCGCGTGATCTTCCTCGGCGTGCAGGTCGACGACGCGTCGGCCGACGACGTGATGGCGCAGCTCCTCGTCCTGGAGAGCCAGGACTCCGAGCGCGACATCACGATGTACATCAACTCGCCCGGTGGCTCGTTCACCGCGATGACGGCGATCTACGACACGATGCAGTACGTCGCGCCGCAGATCCAGACCGTGGTGCTCGGTCAGGCGGCCTCCGCCGCAGCCGTGCTGCTCGCGGCCGGTGCGCCGGGCAAGCGCCTCGCGCTCCCGAATGCCCGAGTGCTCATCCACCAGCCCGCCATGGGCGAGGCGGGGCACGGTCAGGCATCCGACATCGAGATCCAGGCGGCGGAGATCCTCCGCATGCGCACCTGGCTCGAGGAGACCCTGGCCGGTCACACCAAGCGCACCCCGGAGCAGGTGAACCGCGACATCGATCGCGACAACATCCTCTCCGCGGCGCAGGCGCTGGAGTACGGCATCGTCGACCAGGTGCTCACGACGCGCAAGCGCGTCTGA
- a CDS encoding aldehyde dehydrogenase family protein: MSFLEYAPAPESTAILNLKDSYGLFIDGEFVDGSGTPFTTISPATEKHIAEIASASDEDVDRAVAAARRAYEKTWSRMSGRDRGKYLFRIARLVQERARELAVAESLDNGKPIKESRDVDVPLVASWFFYYAGWADKLDHAGLGANPRALGVAGQIIPWNFPLLMLAWKIAPALAAGNTVVLKPAETTPLTALIFAEILQQADLPAGVVNIVTGAGATGSTLVRHPDVDKVAFTGSTGVGRDIARAVAGTKKKLTLELGGKAANIVFDDAPIDQAVEGIVNGIFFNQGHVCCAGSRLLVQESIHDEVVDRLKTRLSTLRLGDPLDKNTDIGAINSAAQLARIRELSDIGEAEGAERWTADCAIPEQGFWFAPTIFTGVEASHRIARDEVFGPVLSVLTFRTPAEAIAKANNTPYGLSAGIWSDKGSRILAVADRLRAGVIWANTFNRFDPSSPFGGYKESGFGREGGRQGLTAYLQGAAS, translated from the coding sequence ATGTCATTTCTGGAATACGCTCCCGCACCGGAGTCCACCGCGATCCTGAACCTCAAGGACAGCTACGGCCTGTTCATCGACGGCGAGTTCGTCGACGGCTCCGGCACCCCGTTCACCACGATCTCGCCGGCCACCGAGAAGCACATCGCCGAGATCGCCTCGGCCAGCGATGAGGATGTCGACCGTGCGGTCGCCGCCGCGCGTCGCGCCTACGAGAAGACCTGGTCGAGGATGAGCGGCCGCGACCGCGGGAAGTACCTCTTCCGCATCGCCCGTCTCGTGCAGGAGCGGGCTCGTGAGCTCGCCGTCGCCGAGAGCCTCGACAACGGCAAGCCGATCAAGGAGAGCCGCGACGTCGACGTGCCACTCGTCGCCTCCTGGTTCTTCTACTACGCCGGCTGGGCCGACAAGCTCGATCACGCCGGGCTCGGCGCCAACCCCCGGGCGCTCGGCGTCGCGGGACAGATCATCCCGTGGAACTTCCCGCTGCTGATGCTCGCGTGGAAAATCGCGCCCGCTCTCGCCGCCGGCAACACCGTCGTGCTCAAGCCCGCCGAGACCACCCCGCTGACGGCGCTCATCTTCGCGGAGATCCTGCAGCAGGCCGACCTTCCGGCCGGTGTCGTGAACATCGTGACCGGAGCCGGCGCGACCGGGTCGACGCTCGTCCGTCACCCGGACGTCGACAAGGTGGCCTTCACCGGTTCGACCGGGGTGGGCCGCGACATCGCCCGCGCCGTCGCCGGCACGAAGAAGAAGCTGACGCTGGAGCTCGGCGGCAAGGCCGCGAACATCGTGTTCGACGACGCCCCCATCGACCAGGCGGTCGAAGGCATCGTGAACGGGATCTTCTTCAACCAGGGTCACGTCTGCTGCGCCGGAAGCCGTCTGCTGGTGCAGGAGTCGATCCACGACGAGGTCGTCGACCGGCTCAAGACGCGTCTGTCGACCCTGCGTCTCGGTGACCCGCTCGACAAGAACACCGACATCGGTGCGATCAACTCCGCCGCGCAGCTCGCCCGCATCCGCGAGCTCAGCGACATCGGCGAGGCCGAGGGCGCCGAGCGCTGGACCGCCGACTGCGCGATCCCGGAGCAGGGCTTCTGGTTCGCTCCGACGATCTTCACCGGCGTCGAGGCGTCGCACCGCATCGCTCGGGACGAGGTCTTCGGTCCGGTGCTCTCGGTGCTCACCTTCCGCACGCCCGCCGAGGCGATCGCGAAGGCGAACAACACGCCCTACGGTCTGTCGGCCGGAATCTGGTCGGACAAGGGATCGCGCATCCTCGCCGTGGCCGATCGTCTGCGCGCCGGAGTGATCTGGGCCAACACCTTCAACCGCTTCGACCCGTCGAGCCCGTTCGGCGGCTACAAGGAGTCCGGATTCGGCCGCGAGGGCGGCCGCCAGGGGCTCACCGCCTACCTCCAGGGAGCCGCATCATGA
- the tpiA gene encoding triose-phosphate isomerase, with protein sequence MGVNSRTPLIAGNWKMNLDHLQAVAFVQKLHWTLKDAKHEDGSVEVAVFPPFTDIRSVQTLIDADKIPFALGAQDVSAHDSGAYTGEVSGAFLAKLDAKYVIIGHSERREYHAEGDDVVAAKVKASLKHGLVPVICVGETAEDLEKFGASAVPSGQLEAALQGVSPKADIVVAYEPVWAIGSGQAATPQQAQDVCAALRAVIAKVLGDEAAARTRILYGGSVKSGNIASFMREPDVDGALVGGASLVVDEFAAIIRFEKHVGV encoded by the coding sequence ATGGGCGTGAACTCCCGTACCCCGCTGATCGCGGGAAACTGGAAGATGAATCTCGACCACCTGCAGGCGGTCGCGTTCGTGCAGAAGCTGCACTGGACGTTGAAGGACGCGAAGCACGAGGACGGCTCGGTCGAGGTGGCGGTCTTCCCGCCGTTCACCGACATCCGCAGCGTGCAGACGCTCATCGACGCGGACAAGATCCCGTTCGCGCTCGGTGCGCAGGACGTTTCGGCGCACGATTCGGGTGCCTACACGGGTGAGGTCTCGGGAGCGTTCCTCGCGAAGCTCGACGCGAAGTACGTCATCATCGGCCACTCGGAGCGTCGTGAGTACCACGCCGAGGGCGACGACGTCGTGGCGGCGAAGGTCAAGGCCTCGCTGAAGCACGGGCTCGTCCCGGTGATCTGCGTCGGCGAGACCGCGGAGGACCTGGAGAAGTTCGGCGCCAGCGCCGTTCCCTCCGGTCAGCTCGAGGCGGCGCTCCAGGGCGTCTCGCCGAAGGCCGACATCGTCGTGGCGTACGAGCCCGTGTGGGCCATCGGCTCCGGCCAGGCGGCGACGCCGCAGCAGGCGCAGGACGTCTGCGCGGCGCTGCGGGCGGTCATCGCGAAGGTCCTCGGCGACGAGGCGGCCGCGCGCACGCGCATCCTCTACGGCGGCTCGGTGAAGTCCGGCAACATCGCCAGCTTCATGCGCGAGCCCGATGTTGACGGCGCTCTGGTCGGCGGGGCGAGCCTCGTCGTGGACGAGTTCGCCGCGATCATCCGCTTCGAGAAGCACGTCGGCGTGTGA
- a CDS encoding RNA polymerase-binding protein RbpA, translated as MATGGNAIRGTRVGSGPMGEQDHGYHADRIAVSYWDGLGNETVRYFAAGLPEEEIPETIDHPQSGLPAGRDKENPPALAKAEPYKTHLAYVKERRTDEEAVQLLDDALTQLRERRGQ; from the coding sequence ATGGCTACCGGTGGAAACGCGATCCGCGGCACCCGCGTGGGCTCCGGCCCCATGGGCGAGCAGGACCACGGCTATCACGCCGACCGCATCGCGGTGTCGTACTGGGACGGCCTCGGCAACGAGACCGTCCGCTACTTCGCCGCCGGTCTTCCCGAAGAGGAGATCCCGGAGACGATCGACCACCCGCAGTCGGGTCTTCCGGCCGGTCGCGACAAGGAGAACCCTCCTGCGCTGGCGAAGGCGGAGCCGTACAAGACGCACCTCGCCTACGTGAAGGAGCGTCGTACCGACGAGGAAGCCGTGCAGCTTCTGGACGACGCGCTCACGCAGCTGCGCGAGCGCCGGGGGCAGTGA
- a CDS encoding sugar-binding transcriptional regulator, whose amino-acid sequence MEEDLLMVRVAELYYDEDKTQDEIGGLLKISRWKVGRLLTQARERGIVRIEIVHPRARRLGLERLLVDRFGLTDAVVVPAPEGDDGTLERVAQAAADFLTAMRPVPRTLGVSWGRTLRAVAEALPDGWANGVTVVQLNGGVSLNRRSGGAAGLAVTIAQRASGQVSLLPSPAILERVETKQAIESDRTVAAVLEEAAEAQAFLFTAGPCDASSAHVENGYLTAEEVEELARRGAVGDVLGRYVDAEGNIVDSQLDARTVGVSLDRLRGATRAIFVTAGPAKHDIARTVVTSGLCGVLVTDETTARALLEEQ is encoded by the coding sequence GTGGAAGAAGATCTGCTCATGGTCCGTGTCGCCGAGCTGTACTACGACGAGGACAAGACCCAGGACGAGATCGGCGGACTCCTGAAGATCTCCCGCTGGAAGGTCGGGCGCCTGCTCACCCAGGCCCGCGAACGCGGCATCGTGCGCATCGAGATCGTGCACCCGCGGGCGCGCCGGCTCGGCCTCGAGCGGCTTCTCGTCGACCGGTTCGGACTGACCGATGCCGTCGTGGTGCCGGCGCCCGAAGGCGATGACGGCACCCTCGAGCGCGTGGCGCAGGCCGCCGCCGACTTCCTGACCGCGATGCGCCCGGTCCCTCGGACACTCGGCGTCAGCTGGGGGCGCACGCTGCGCGCGGTCGCCGAGGCGCTCCCGGACGGATGGGCGAACGGCGTGACGGTCGTGCAGCTCAACGGGGGAGTCAGCCTGAACCGTCGCTCCGGCGGCGCTGCGGGACTCGCCGTGACGATCGCTCAGCGCGCCTCCGGTCAGGTCTCGCTGCTGCCGAGCCCCGCGATCCTCGAACGCGTCGAGACCAAGCAGGCCATCGAGTCGGACCGCACCGTGGCGGCCGTCCTGGAAGAGGCCGCGGAGGCGCAGGCGTTCCTGTTCACCGCCGGGCCCTGCGACGCGTCTTCCGCGCATGTCGAGAACGGCTACCTCACGGCGGAGGAGGTCGAGGAGCTGGCGCGGCGCGGTGCCGTCGGCGACGTGCTCGGACGCTACGTCGACGCCGAGGGCAACATCGTCGACTCGCAGCTAGACGCCCGCACGGTCGGCGTCTCGCTCGACCGGCTGCGCGGAGCCACCCGCGCGATCTTCGTCACGGCGGGACCCGCCAAGCACGACATCGCGCGCACTGTCGTGACCAGCGGCCTGTGCGGCGTTCTGGTGACCGATGAGACCACAGCACGAGCATTGTTGGAGGAACAGTGA
- the deoC gene encoding deoxyribose-phosphate aldolase, translating into MTTKELSRRTAVDVLGGEPDDATLRRFLHGLPGVDAVGLEQRAAGLGTRSIKTTSKAWALDTIIKLIDLTTLEGADTPGKVRSLVAKAKNPDAADPSTPRVAAVCVYGDMVSDAVTALGGLHGDPDDGLISVAAVATAFPSGRASLAIKLADTAEAVAAGADEIDMVIDRGAFLSGRYGLVYDQIAQVKEACRREDGSYASLKVILETGELNTYDNIKRASWLGILGGGDFIKTSTGKVQPAATLPTTLLMLETVRDWHRGTGERIGVKPAGGIRSSKDAVKYLVTVAETVGEEWLQPHLFRFGASSLLNDVLLQRQKLSSGHYSGPDYVTID; encoded by the coding sequence GTGACGACCAAAGAACTGAGCCGCAGGACGGCGGTGGATGTCCTCGGCGGAGAGCCGGACGACGCCACGCTCCGTCGCTTCCTGCACGGACTCCCCGGCGTGGACGCGGTCGGCCTGGAGCAGCGCGCTGCCGGGCTCGGAACCCGTTCGATCAAGACCACGTCGAAGGCATGGGCACTCGACACGATCATCAAGCTGATCGACCTCACGACGCTCGAGGGTGCGGACACCCCCGGCAAGGTGCGCTCGCTCGTCGCCAAGGCGAAGAACCCCGACGCCGCCGATCCCTCGACCCCTCGGGTCGCCGCGGTCTGCGTCTACGGCGACATGGTCAGCGACGCCGTCACGGCCCTCGGCGGCCTGCACGGTGACCCTGACGACGGGCTGATCTCCGTCGCCGCCGTGGCCACGGCGTTCCCCAGCGGACGTGCGTCGCTCGCGATCAAGCTCGCCGACACCGCCGAGGCGGTCGCCGCCGGTGCGGACGAGATCGACATGGTCATCGACCGCGGGGCGTTCCTCTCCGGCCGCTACGGCCTCGTCTACGACCAGATCGCCCAGGTCAAGGAGGCCTGCCGTCGTGAGGACGGCTCGTACGCCTCGCTCAAGGTGATCCTGGAGACGGGCGAGCTGAACACCTACGACAACATCAAGCGCGCCTCGTGGCTCGGCATCCTGGGCGGAGGGGACTTCATCAAGACCTCGACCGGAAAGGTGCAGCCCGCCGCGACGCTCCCGACGACGCTGCTCATGCTGGAGACCGTGCGCGACTGGCACCGCGGCACCGGCGAGCGCATCGGCGTGAAGCCGGCCGGTGGCATCCGCTCCTCGAAGGACGCGGTGAAGTACCTGGTCACTGTCGCCGAGACCGTGGGCGAGGAATGGCTGCAGCCGCACCTCTTCCGCTTCGGCGCCTCCAGCCTTCTCAACGACGTGCTCCTGCAGCGTCAGAAGCTCAGCTCCGGCCACTACTCGGGCCCCGACTACGTCACGATCGACTGA